The Ascaphus truei isolate aAscTru1 chromosome 3, aAscTru1.hap1, whole genome shotgun sequence genome includes a region encoding these proteins:
- the LOC142490094 gene encoding protein lifeguard 2-like isoform X1, whose amino-acid sequence MTQGKLSVSNKGSENGGSNSEIQTGTQVASAPPTYEEATARDGKQAEILQPTSPSLQPNWPHGYPCSSPGYSSGGYSGDTEMLTTLSWDDVKVRTAFIRKVYAILMVQLLITLIVVALFTFCDPVKEYVQANPGWYWASYAVFFVTYLVLACCAGPRRYFPWNLILLSIFTLSMAYLTGMLSSYYNTKSVILCLGITALVCLSVTLLSFQTKIDITSCQGTLAVLLLVLLFSGLFLVILIPFQYVPWLHCIYAVLGAIVFTMFLAFDTQMLMGSRRYSLSPEEYIFGALNIYLDIIYIFSFFLQLFGTIQE is encoded by the exons CTCTCAGTCAGTAACAAGGGCTCAGAAAATGGAGGCAGTAATTCAGAGATACAGACGGGCACTCAGGTTGCCTCTGCACCCCCAACGTATGAGGAGGCTACAGCAAGAGATGGGAAGCAAGCAGAAATCCTTCAACCTACATCACCCTCTCTACAACCTAACTGGCCACATGGGTATCCCT GCAGCAGTCCTGGCTACAGCAGCGGAGGGTATTCTGGGGACACGGAGATGCTGACAACATTGAGCTGGGATGATGTGAAAGTGCGCACAGCATTCATTAGGAAG GTTTATGCCATCCTTATGGTCCAGCTCTTAATTACTCTCATAGTCGTGGCTCTCTTCACCTTCTG CGACCCTGTGAAGGAATATGTTCAGGCAAATCCTGGATGGTACTGGGCTTCCTA TGCAGTTTTCTTTGTTACGTACCTGGTTCTGGCCTGCTGCGCAGGACCAAG GAGATATTTTCCATGGAACTTGATTCTTCTCAGCATCTTT ACTCTTTCAATGGCTTATCTAACTGGGATGCTGTCCAG CTATTACAATACTAAGTCGGTGATCCTATGCCTTGGAATTACTGCCCTGGTCTGCCTGTCTGTCACCTTGCTCAGCTTCCAAACTAAG ATAGATATCACATCATGCCAAGGGACTCTCGCTGTGCTACTCCTGGTGCTTCTCTTCAGCGGGCTCTTCCTTGTTATTCTAATCCCCTTTCAATAT GTACCTTGGCTTCATTGTATTTATGCTGTGCTAGGAGCCATCGTGTTTACTATG TTCTTGGCATTTGATACACAAATGCTGATGGGGAGCCGGCGGTACTCTCTCAGCCCTGAGGAATATATCTTTGGCGCACTCAACATTTACTTGGATATCATATACATCTTTTCATTCTTCCTTCAGTTGTTCGGCACAATCCAAGAGTGA
- the LOC142490094 gene encoding protein lifeguard 2-like isoform X2: MIFLQLSVSNKGSENGGSNSEIQTGTQVASAPPTYEEATARDGKQAEILQPTSPSLQPNWPHGYPCSSPGYSSGGYSGDTEMLTTLSWDDVKVRTAFIRKVYAILMVQLLITLIVVALFTFCDPVKEYVQANPGWYWASYAVFFVTYLVLACCAGPRRYFPWNLILLSIFTLSMAYLTGMLSSYYNTKSVILCLGITALVCLSVTLLSFQTKIDITSCQGTLAVLLLVLLFSGLFLVILIPFQYVPWLHCIYAVLGAIVFTMFLAFDTQMLMGSRRYSLSPEEYIFGALNIYLDIIYIFSFFLQLFGTIQE, translated from the exons ATGATTTTTCTGCAGCTCTCAGTCAGTAACAAGGGCTCAGAAAATGGAGGCAGTAATTCAGAGATACAGACGGGCACTCAGGTTGCCTCTGCACCCCCAACGTATGAGGAGGCTACAGCAAGAGATGGGAAGCAAGCAGAAATCCTTCAACCTACATCACCCTCTCTACAACCTAACTGGCCACATGGGTATCCCT GCAGCAGTCCTGGCTACAGCAGCGGAGGGTATTCTGGGGACACGGAGATGCTGACAACATTGAGCTGGGATGATGTGAAAGTGCGCACAGCATTCATTAGGAAG GTTTATGCCATCCTTATGGTCCAGCTCTTAATTACTCTCATAGTCGTGGCTCTCTTCACCTTCTG CGACCCTGTGAAGGAATATGTTCAGGCAAATCCTGGATGGTACTGGGCTTCCTA TGCAGTTTTCTTTGTTACGTACCTGGTTCTGGCCTGCTGCGCAGGACCAAG GAGATATTTTCCATGGAACTTGATTCTTCTCAGCATCTTT ACTCTTTCAATGGCTTATCTAACTGGGATGCTGTCCAG CTATTACAATACTAAGTCGGTGATCCTATGCCTTGGAATTACTGCCCTGGTCTGCCTGTCTGTCACCTTGCTCAGCTTCCAAACTAAG ATAGATATCACATCATGCCAAGGGACTCTCGCTGTGCTACTCCTGGTGCTTCTCTTCAGCGGGCTCTTCCTTGTTATTCTAATCCCCTTTCAATAT GTACCTTGGCTTCATTGTATTTATGCTGTGCTAGGAGCCATCGTGTTTACTATG TTCTTGGCATTTGATACACAAATGCTGATGGGGAGCCGGCGGTACTCTCTCAGCCCTGAGGAATATATCTTTGGCGCACTCAACATTTACTTGGATATCATATACATCTTTTCATTCTTCCTTCAGTTGTTCGGCACAATCCAAGAGTGA